One Bacteroidota bacterium genomic window carries:
- the hppD gene encoding 4-hydroxyphenylpyruvate dioxygenase, producing the protein MATEIKNVEYGLEKIFEGAQDFLPLLGTDYVELYVGNAKQAAHFYKTAFGFQSYAYKGLETGCKDYASYVLAQDKIRIVLTTPLNSTSPINQHLTKHGDGVKIIALWVEDAKKSFEETVKRGAKPFMEPTVEKDEHGEVVRSGIYTYGETVHMFVERKNYKGTFLPGYQTWKSDYNPTPVGLKFIDHMVGNVGWGEMNQWVKWYEEVMGFVNFLSFDDKQITTEYSALMSKVMSNGNGRIKFPINEPAKGKKKSQIEEYIDFYEGSGVQHMAIATDDIIKTVMELRARGVEFLSAPPHAYYEEIPNRLGKHMSMMKEDMSVIEKLAILVDADEDGYLLQIFTKPLEDRPTLFFEIIQRMGAKGFGAGNFKALFESIEREQEKRGTL; encoded by the coding sequence ATGGCAACAGAAATAAAAAATGTTGAATACGGTTTAGAAAAAATTTTTGAAGGAGCACAAGACTTTTTGCCTTTGCTAGGTACTGACTACGTTGAGCTTTATGTTGGCAACGCAAAGCAAGCAGCGCATTTTTATAAGACAGCATTTGGATTTCAATCGTATGCTTACAAAGGACTTGAAACAGGGTGTAAAGACTATGCTTCGTATGTGTTAGCACAAGATAAAATACGCATTGTACTTACTACTCCACTTAACTCTACTTCGCCGATTAATCAGCATTTAACAAAGCATGGAGATGGGGTAAAGATTATTGCACTTTGGGTGGAAGATGCTAAAAAATCGTTTGAAGAAACAGTAAAACGTGGTGCAAAGCCTTTTATGGAACCAACAGTTGAAAAGGATGAGCATGGTGAAGTTGTTCGATCAGGAATTTACACTTATGGTGAAACAGTTCATATGTTCGTTGAACGTAAGAATTATAAAGGAACTTTTTTACCTGGATATCAAACGTGGAAGTCAGATTATAATCCAACTCCAGTTGGCTTAAAATTTATTGATCACATGGTCGGTAATGTAGGTTGGGGAGAAATGAACCAATGGGTAAAATGGTATGAAGAAGTAATGGGATTTGTGAATTTTTTATCGTTTGACGACAAACAAATAACCACTGAATACTCAGCTTTAATGAGTAAGGTGATGAGTAATGGAAATGGCAGAATTAAATTTCCAATTAATGAACCGGCCAAAGGAAAGAAGAAATCTCAGATTGAAGAATATATTGATTTTTATGAAGGATCGGGTGTGCAACATATGGCTATTGCCACCGACGATATTATAAAGACAGTAATGGAACTTAGAGCAAGAGGAGTTGAATTTTTATCGGCACCACCACATGCTTACTATGAAGAAATTCCGAATCGTTTAGGGAAGCACATGAGTATGATGAAGGAGGATATGAGTGTAATTGAAAAGCTAGCTATTTTAGTAGATGCAGATGAGGATGGATATTTACTTCAGATTTTTACAAAGCCACTCGAAGATCGTCCTACATTATTTTTCGAAATCATTCAACGCATGGGGGCAAAGGGTTTTGGAGCAGGAAATTTCAAAGCTTTATTTGAGTCCATTGAACGAGAACAAGAGAAAAGAGGAACTTTATAA
- the mutY gene encoding A/G-specific adenine glycosylase: MDFTYRLLHWYSLNKRDLPWRATQNAYHIWLSEIILQQTRVAQGLPYYLRFVEQFPDVVSLAKADESSILKLWQGLGYYSRARNLHAAAKEIQTLHKGVFPKDYDKIRALKGIGDYTAAAIASFAFNKSYAVVDGNVYRVLSRVFGIETPIDSTSGKKEFAQLAQELLPIKNVAAYNQAIMEFGAVQCVPANPHCDSCCLNDICIANKSNSVKQLPVKAKKTKQRHRYFNYLLLEHKNKIILHKRGSGDIWQGLYEFPLIETQKAVSEKQLLQSADFKQILCQTKFTLTRVSSTTKHILSHQILHARFYHFTLQNKLPLSSKKKYIVVKIEDINKHALPRLIDRYITTID; encoded by the coding sequence ATGGATTTTACATATCGTCTACTTCATTGGTACAGCCTCAATAAACGTGATTTGCCATGGAGAGCAACTCAAAATGCTTATCATATATGGCTATCAGAAATTATTTTACAACAAACCCGTGTTGCTCAAGGTTTGCCTTATTATTTGCGCTTTGTGGAGCAGTTTCCTGATGTAGTTTCATTGGCAAAGGCAGATGAAAGCAGTATTTTAAAGCTTTGGCAAGGCTTAGGCTATTATTCACGTGCTCGAAATTTGCATGCTGCTGCCAAAGAAATACAAACATTGCATAAAGGAGTATTTCCAAAAGATTACGATAAAATAAGAGCACTTAAGGGAATTGGTGATTATACTGCAGCCGCAATCGCATCTTTCGCTTTTAATAAATCGTACGCTGTAGTCGACGGAAATGTGTACCGCGTGCTTTCACGTGTTTTTGGAATTGAAACACCTATTGATTCAACTAGTGGTAAAAAAGAATTCGCACAACTGGCACAAGAATTATTGCCAATAAAAAATGTAGCAGCGTATAACCAAGCCATCATGGAATTTGGAGCAGTACAATGTGTGCCTGCAAATCCCCATTGTGATTCGTGCTGTTTAAACGACATATGCATTGCAAATAAAAGCAATAGCGTAAAACAGCTTCCTGTGAAAGCAAAAAAAACGAAACAACGACATCGCTATTTCAATTATTTACTACTTGAACACAAGAATAAAATCATTCTACACAAACGTGGTTCAGGCGATATTTGGCAAGGATTATATGAGTTCCCACTAATCGAAACTCAAAAGGCTGTTTCCGAAAAACAACTCCTTCAAAGTGCCGATTTTAAACAAATTCTTTGTCAAACTAAATTTACACTTACACGCGTTTCATCAACAACTAAACATATTCTCAGTCATCAAATTTTGCATGCACGGTTTTATCATTTCACTTTACAGAACAAACTTCCATTATCTTCAAAAAAGAAATATATTGTTGTAAAAATAGAAGACATTAATAAACATGCTTTGCCAAGGTTGATTGATCGCTATATTACTACAATTGATTAA
- a CDS encoding integration host factor subunit beta → MTKADIVAEIAEKTGIEKVAVQATVETFMKSVKGSLTKGNNVYLRGFGSFIIKKRAEKTGRNILKNTSIIIPAHNVPAFKPAKTFSEKIKKTVK, encoded by the coding sequence ATGACAAAAGCTGATATTGTTGCAGAAATTGCAGAAAAGACAGGGATAGAAAAAGTTGCCGTACAAGCTACAGTAGAAACCTTTATGAAATCGGTTAAAGGTTCATTAACCAAAGGAAACAACGTATATTTAAGAGGATTTGGTTCTTTTATCATCAAAAAAAGAGCTGAAAAAACTGGAAGAAACATACTAAAAAATACTTCTATAATTATTCCGGCTCACAATGTACCTGCCTTTAAACCGGCTAAAACATTTAGCGAGAAAATTAAGAAAACAGTAAAATAA
- a CDS encoding SpoIIE family protein phosphatase produces the protein MSQKYFHLVFLFACFPLLLSAQHYNLQKFKEKDNLAGLTINDIIKDHQNKIWIATQEGGVSIFNGREFTNYSTKEGLISNDTKTLCEDDQGNIWIGTIRGLSVFDGKKMNHIKAYGLDTVEIRSIFKDTKNNLYFATMGNGWIKYDGKKYLQYTTKNGLPTDYILCTSEDKSGNLWLGTYHEGVCKINPQSITTNTVTYKQFKSEFSGSGSVYCIKQDSKKNIWFGTTNSGVYYLDPKEKINHLELAGDYNTAIISKIVEDAMGVLWFATEFGLVKYNHHTLKYYEEKQGLSGNYLTAIAIDHENNLWIGTTGQGVCIFKNEAFLNFSVMDGLPNKEVTCLYQYKTNITFIGTVAGLAYYNGEDIIQLNTIEQLKNRTIRCITKYADNIWIGTDYGIVIITKEESNFKFKKTLETLDGKDLGNIYGLAVGKDGAIWIATSQNGLFYYTPDKTIHYTAPEHLINNDIYTLYIDEFFQLWIGYLSGGASVFDGEKFVHFNSENQLGNKTILCITRNKNGQVFFGTAENGLYLKNEDKFYNITKNDGLSSDVVTSAIIDSYNPNEVWLGTMKGLNKLSLTQSLGVKSIKTYTEKNGLFGDALSENTILLDSQKNIWIGGSEGFSIFNPTLERVNLVPPHLNLNGIRLYYQKVDWKKYTEEVDEKTGIPKKLELNYKNNHLTFDFQAFSLDKGIMYSYMLEGFDNDWSPLSAATEAIYSNIPSGKSYVFKVKAINGDGIWSKNNIEFSFVIESPIWQRWWFIALCIVSLIVGIFLYINWRTAKLAKEKKLLEDTVAERTLELKDTNDQLSDAFKDIKDSINYAQKIQQSILPVQSKISAAFPESFILFKPRDIVSGDFYWFGSVSKEGNTFHIIAAADCTGHGVPGAFMSMVGNTILNEIVITKHIIDPSEILSQLHHGVRTALQQSENESRDGMDICLCCINTISREVRYAGAFNPLWILRSSAEIEIIKATKSAIGGFTPDDQLFESHTLQLQKGESLYLFTDGYADQFGGEQGKKLTAKKFREAILLNKEKTMHEQGFFLENYLDIWKGKEFQVDDILVIGVRV, from the coding sequence ATGAGTCAAAAGTATTTTCATTTAGTTTTTCTTTTTGCTTGCTTTCCTTTGTTGTTAAGTGCACAACACTACAATTTACAAAAGTTTAAGGAAAAAGACAATCTTGCTGGATTAACTATTAACGACATAATAAAGGACCATCAAAATAAAATATGGATTGCAACTCAAGAAGGAGGAGTTAGCATTTTTAATGGTCGAGAATTTACAAATTATTCAACAAAAGAAGGCTTAATCAGCAACGATACAAAAACACTTTGTGAAGATGATCAAGGAAATATTTGGATAGGTACCATTCGAGGTTTGTCTGTTTTTGACGGAAAAAAAATGAATCATATTAAAGCTTATGGGCTTGATACTGTTGAAATCCGTTCAATTTTTAAAGACACAAAAAACAACCTGTACTTTGCTACCATGGGGAATGGTTGGATTAAATACGATGGAAAAAAGTACCTTCAATATACCACCAAAAACGGACTTCCTACTGACTATATTTTATGCACATCTGAAGATAAAAGTGGTAATTTATGGCTAGGTACCTATCATGAAGGTGTCTGTAAAATTAACCCGCAATCAATAACTACCAACACTGTAACTTACAAGCAATTTAAGTCAGAATTCAGCGGCTCAGGCAGTGTCTACTGTATAAAACAAGATAGCAAAAAAAATATATGGTTTGGAACCACCAATTCTGGAGTATATTATTTAGATCCTAAAGAAAAAATAAACCACCTTGAATTAGCCGGTGATTACAATACAGCAATAATTTCAAAAATTGTTGAGGATGCAATGGGTGTATTATGGTTTGCTACTGAATTTGGATTGGTAAAATATAACCATCATACACTTAAATATTACGAAGAAAAGCAAGGACTTTCAGGAAATTACCTAACTGCAATAGCTATTGATCATGAAAATAACTTATGGATTGGAACCACTGGTCAAGGTGTTTGTATATTTAAAAATGAAGCATTTCTTAATTTTAGTGTGATGGATGGCTTGCCGAATAAAGAGGTAACTTGCCTGTATCAATATAAAACCAACATTACTTTCATTGGCACCGTTGCTGGGCTAGCTTATTATAACGGTGAAGATATTATTCAACTTAATACTATTGAACAACTTAAAAATCGGACCATTCGCTGTATTACCAAATATGCAGACAATATTTGGATTGGAACTGATTACGGTATTGTAATAATTACGAAAGAAGAATCGAATTTTAAATTTAAAAAAACGCTTGAAACTCTTGATGGAAAGGACCTTGGAAATATTTATGGTTTAGCAGTCGGAAAAGATGGTGCAATATGGATTGCAACAAGTCAAAATGGATTATTTTACTACACTCCTGACAAAACAATCCACTATACCGCACCTGAACATTTGATAAATAATGACATCTATACGCTTTACATAGATGAATTTTTTCAATTGTGGATTGGTTATCTATCCGGAGGTGCATCTGTATTTGATGGAGAAAAATTTGTCCATTTTAATTCGGAAAATCAACTCGGGAATAAAACAATTTTATGCATCACTAGAAATAAGAACGGACAAGTATTTTTTGGAACCGCAGAAAATGGACTCTACCTCAAAAACGAGGATAAATTTTACAACATAACTAAAAACGATGGCTTAAGTTCGGATGTTGTTACTTCTGCTATAATTGATTCTTACAACCCAAATGAAGTTTGGTTAGGAACTATGAAAGGCCTTAACAAATTAAGTTTAACACAATCCTTGGGTGTTAAAAGTATAAAAACTTATACCGAAAAAAATGGACTTTTTGGAGATGCGCTTAGTGAAAATACGATCCTTCTTGACTCCCAAAAAAATATTTGGATTGGTGGTTCTGAAGGATTTTCAATATTTAATCCAACGCTCGAAAGAGTAAATTTAGTGCCTCCTCATTTAAACCTAAATGGCATTCGATTGTATTATCAAAAAGTAGATTGGAAAAAATACACAGAGGAAGTAGATGAAAAAACCGGCATCCCAAAAAAACTTGAACTGAATTATAAAAACAATCACTTAACCTTCGATTTTCAGGCCTTCAGCCTCGATAAAGGAATTATGTATTCATACATGCTCGAAGGATTTGACAACGATTGGTCACCTTTAAGCGCAGCTACTGAAGCAATTTATTCTAATATTCCTTCCGGTAAATCCTATGTGTTTAAAGTGAAGGCAATTAACGGTGATGGAATTTGGAGCAAAAACAACATCGAATTTTCGTTTGTTATTGAATCACCAATTTGGCAACGTTGGTGGTTTATCGCGCTCTGCATTGTAAGCTTGATAGTTGGAATATTCTTATACATCAATTGGAGAACTGCAAAACTTGCCAAAGAAAAAAAATTGCTAGAAGATACCGTTGCCGAGCGTACGCTAGAATTGAAAGATACCAACGATCAATTGTCGGATGCCTTTAAAGATATTAAAGACAGTATAAACTACGCACAAAAGATTCAACAATCCATTTTACCGGTTCAATCAAAAATTAGTGCTGCTTTTCCTGAATCTTTTATTTTATTCAAACCTCGCGACATTGTTAGTGGCGACTTTTATTGGTTTGGCTCAGTATCAAAAGAAGGAAATACATTTCACATTATAGCTGCTGCCGATTGCACAGGACATGGCGTTCCCGGCGCTTTCATGAGCATGGTAGGAAATACTATATTAAATGAAATAGTTATTACCAAACACATCATTGATCCTTCTGAAATTTTATCACAACTGCACCATGGGGTTCGCACAGCTTTGCAACAAAGCGAAAACGAGAGTCGCGATGGTATGGATATATGCCTGTGTTGTATCAATACCATAAGTCGTGAAGTGCGCTATGCCGGTGCCTTTAATCCACTTTGGATTTTACGTAGCTCTGCTGAAATAGAAATTATTAAAGCAACTAAATCTGCTATTGGCGGATTCACACCCGACGACCAGCTTTTTGAATCACATACGCTTCAATTGCAAAAAGGTGAATCATTGTACTTGTTTACCGATGGCTATGCCGATCAATTTGGTGGTGAGCAAGGGAAAAAATTAACCGCTAAAAAATTTCGTGAAGCCATTCTCCTAAACAAAGAAAAAACCATGCACGAACAAGGTTTTTTCTTAGAAAATTATCTCGATATCTGGAAAGGAAAGGAATTTCAGGTGGACGATATTTTGGTGATCGGGGTAAGAGTATAA
- a CDS encoding Rne/Rng family ribonuclease produces the protein MNNELIIDSTATEVVIALLNDKRLIELHREKRNNNFSVGDIYLGKIKKVMPGLNAAFVDVGYEKDAFLHYLDLGPQFNSLMSYSKRIASGKQRESLLNHFTLEQDIDKGGKITQVLSSNQHIMVQIAKEPISTKGPRISCEISLAGRYIVLVPFSDRVSVSQKIKGAEEKDRLKKLIMGIKPKNFGVIIRTVAENKKVAEIEADMNDLISKWDLCYAELKNSNPPKKVLGEIDRTSAILRDILNPSFNSIVVNSEDMFEEIKNYLITISPDKEKILKLHKGNEPIFDAYGVDKQIKGSFGKTVTMKSGAYLIVEHTEAMHVIDVNSGHRNRAENNQEANALEVNLDAAVEVARQLRLRDMGGIIVIDFIDLHVPANRKLLYDKLKEEMKSDRAKHNILPPSKFGVVQITRQRVRPEMNVITVEKCPTCNGTGEIAASILLSDEIENNLRYIIKDQNEKEVTLNAHPYLAAYFTKGLFSIRYKWWRKYKRWVKVKPVNSYHFTEYHFINGNEEEIKV, from the coding sequence GTGAACAACGAATTAATAATTGATTCAACTGCCACAGAAGTTGTTATTGCCCTACTCAACGACAAACGATTAATCGAACTTCATAGAGAAAAGAGAAATAACAACTTTTCGGTAGGTGATATCTATTTAGGAAAAATAAAAAAAGTAATGCCCGGGCTCAATGCAGCCTTTGTGGATGTGGGCTACGAGAAGGATGCATTTTTGCATTATCTGGATTTAGGACCACAATTTAACTCGTTAATGAGTTATAGTAAACGTATTGCAAGTGGTAAACAACGCGAAAGTTTACTCAATCATTTTACCCTCGAACAGGATATTGATAAAGGAGGAAAAATTACTCAAGTACTCTCGAGTAATCAACATATCATGGTGCAAATTGCCAAAGAACCTATCAGCACCAAAGGTCCCAGAATTAGTTGTGAAATATCACTTGCAGGACGATATATAGTTTTGGTTCCTTTCAGCGATCGTGTTTCTGTGTCACAAAAAATTAAAGGAGCCGAAGAAAAAGATCGCCTGAAAAAATTGATTATGGGTATAAAGCCCAAAAATTTTGGTGTAATCATTCGTACAGTAGCTGAGAATAAAAAAGTGGCCGAGATTGAAGCCGACATGAATGATTTGATTAGCAAATGGGACTTATGTTATGCCGAATTAAAAAATTCCAATCCTCCTAAAAAAGTACTAGGCGAAATCGACAGAACCTCTGCAATTTTGCGCGACATTCTTAATCCAAGTTTTAACAGCATTGTTGTAAACAGTGAAGATATGTTTGAGGAAATAAAAAATTACCTCATTACTATTTCTCCCGATAAGGAAAAAATACTGAAGTTGCACAAAGGCAACGAGCCTATTTTTGATGCTTACGGTGTTGACAAGCAGATTAAGGGTTCGTTTGGTAAAACTGTTACCATGAAATCGGGAGCTTACCTTATTGTTGAGCATACCGAAGCCATGCATGTGATTGATGTAAATAGTGGACATCGTAATCGCGCCGAGAACAATCAGGAAGCCAATGCACTTGAAGTAAATTTGGACGCAGCTGTAGAAGTTGCGCGTCAGTTGCGTTTGCGCGATATGGGTGGAATTATTGTAATAGATTTTATTGATTTACACGTTCCGGCTAATCGCAAATTGTTATACGATAAGCTGAAGGAGGAAATGAAAAGCGATCGTGCTAAACACAATATTTTACCTCCAAGTAAATTTGGTGTTGTGCAGATTACAAGACAACGGGTACGTCCGGAAATGAATGTGATTACGGTTGAAAAATGCCCAACATGCAATGGAACCGGAGAAATAGCAGCGAGTATTTTATTGAGTGATGAAATTGAAAACAACCTGCGCTACATCATTAAAGATCAAAACGAAAAGGAAGTTACCTTAAATGCTCACCCGTATTTAGCTGCTTATTTTACTAAGGGATTATTTTCTATACGCTATAAGTGGTGGAGAAAATACAAGCGTTGGGTGAAAGTGAAACCCGTAAATTCGTATCACTTTACCGAGTATCATTTTATAAATGGAAATGAAGAAGAGATAAAGGTATAG
- a CDS encoding tetratricopeptide repeat protein, whose translation MKTPSKAQLTAILGAIALLVLLLFARKTGAPESTKKSESPQHVDFSIAIFIDSIKATLPEAAKLQLAKLEALKNVNDSLSQFWLSNSQPGIAAFYLKKGATLLPTFTSWNKAGEFFYKASRFAKDEARHYFIDNAIESYNKALELDSTNLDTKVNLGICYVESSGEPMKGIMLLREVVSKDSTHINAQLNLGLFAVQSGQYDKAIERFERILQMKPEFTEAYLYLGQTYASMGKKDKAIEALEKFKKLSNDAAISAEVTEYINQLKNS comes from the coding sequence ATGAAAACTCCTTCTAAAGCTCAATTAACAGCAATATTAGGAGCAATTGCACTACTCGTTCTTTTATTATTTGCCCGTAAAACCGGTGCTCCCGAAAGTACAAAGAAATCGGAAAGCCCACAGCATGTTGACTTTTCAATAGCTATTTTTATAGATTCTATTAAGGCTACATTGCCGGAAGCTGCAAAGTTACAGCTTGCAAAGCTTGAAGCTTTAAAGAATGTAAACGACTCACTTTCCCAATTTTGGTTAAGTAATAGTCAACCAGGAATCGCTGCTTTCTACCTAAAAAAGGGAGCAACGCTACTGCCAACTTTTACCAGCTGGAATAAAGCAGGGGAGTTTTTTTACAAGGCCTCTCGTTTTGCAAAGGATGAAGCAAGGCATTATTTTATTGATAATGCAATTGAATCCTACAACAAAGCGCTTGAACTTGATTCAACAAATTTGGATACCAAAGTAAACTTGGGAATTTGTTATGTTGAAAGTTCAGGAGAGCCAATGAAAGGAATAATGCTCTTGAGAGAAGTTGTATCAAAAGATTCAACGCACATAAATGCCCAACTCAACCTGGGATTATTTGCAGTTCAATCGGGACAATACGACAAAGCAATAGAACGGTTTGAACGAATACTTCAAATGAAACCGGAGTTTACCGAGGCATATTTGTATTTAGGACAAACCTATGCAAGTATGGGCAAAAAGGACAAGGCGATTGAAGCATTAGAAAAATTTAAAAAATTAAGTAACGACGCAGCTATTTCAGCAGAAGTTACAGAGTACATAAATCAGTTAAAAAACAGTTAA